Proteins co-encoded in one Chionomys nivalis chromosome 6, mChiNiv1.1, whole genome shotgun sequence genomic window:
- the Fgf5 gene encoding fibroblast growth factor 5 isoform X2, with the protein MSLSWLFLLFCSHLILSDWAHGEKRLTPEGQPAAPRNPGDSSGGRGRSSTTSSSSSASSPVAASPGSQGSGTEHSSFQWSPSGRRTGSLYCRVGIGFHLQIYPDGKVNGSHEASMLS; encoded by the coding sequence ATGAGCTTGTCctggctcttcctcctcttctgcagccaCCTGATCCTCAGCGACTGGGCTCACGGGGAGAAGCGTCTCACTCCCGAAGGGCAACCCGCGGCTCCAAGGAACCCCGGAGACTCCAGCGGCGGCCGGGGCAGAAGTAGCACGACGTCTTCCTCATCTTCTGCCTCCTCACCAGTCGCGGCTTCCCCGGGCAGCCAAGGAAGCGGCACGGAGCACAGCAGCTTCCAGTGGAGCCCTTCGGGGCGCCGGACCGGCAGCCTATACTGCAGAGTGGGCATCGGCTTCCATCTGCAGATCTACCCGGATGGCAAAGTCAAtggctcccacgaagccagtaTGTTAA